Proteins from a genomic interval of Nostoc sp. TCL240-02:
- a CDS encoding inorganic phosphate transporter, which produces MLITLLFVALLAFYVAWNLGANDVANAMGTSVGSKAVTLKQAIIIAGILEFTGAVLFGHEVTETLATKIANPALFAATPQILVTGMVTVLISCGVWLQIATSRGLPVSSSHAVVGAIAGFSWVALGVGAIDWPSIGLISIGWVLTPLISGAIAALFYSQIKHWILDQPNQVVQLQEWIPWLSTVLLGVFGVIVLPSLTQPLTNFVIEQVGFKIPAYDIPLLTGAIAAVGLTIISWRQLGDLGKTEKPTQSPIPNPQSSIPNPVERLFARFQLLSACFVAFAHGSNDVGNAIAPLAAIVYINRTGSVPTDGLTIPLWILILGGAGIVGGLAVWGKKVIATIGENIIALQPSSGFCAELATATTILIASRLGLPVSTSHALVGGVVGIGLVQNIKSIKFQTLKGIAAAWLITIPVSALLSAAIFSIARILFR; this is translated from the coding sequence ATGCTTATTACCCTACTTTTCGTCGCTCTACTAGCTTTCTATGTCGCCTGGAATCTCGGAGCAAACGATGTCGCTAATGCGATGGGAACCTCTGTAGGTTCCAAAGCTGTCACCCTCAAGCAAGCGATAATCATTGCTGGAATATTAGAGTTTACGGGTGCTGTATTGTTTGGACATGAGGTAACGGAAACTCTCGCAACGAAAATTGCTAATCCCGCCTTATTTGCAGCTACACCCCAAATATTAGTTACAGGGATGGTAACGGTACTAATTTCTTGTGGTGTGTGGTTGCAAATTGCCACATCACGCGGTTTACCTGTATCCTCTTCTCATGCGGTTGTTGGTGCGATCGCAGGATTTAGTTGGGTAGCTTTGGGAGTAGGTGCAATTGATTGGCCATCAATTGGCTTAATTAGCATTGGCTGGGTTTTAACGCCGTTAATTAGTGGTGCGATCGCTGCTTTATTTTACAGTCAAATCAAGCACTGGATTTTGGATCAACCCAATCAAGTAGTGCAATTACAAGAATGGATTCCCTGGTTGAGTACTGTGCTGCTAGGTGTATTCGGCGTGATTGTATTACCATCGCTGACTCAACCGCTAACCAATTTTGTAATTGAGCAAGTTGGTTTCAAAATCCCCGCTTACGACATCCCACTGTTAACGGGTGCAATAGCAGCAGTTGGACTCACAATCATTAGTTGGCGACAATTGGGAGATTTGGGGAAAACAGAAAAGCCTACCCAATCCCCAATCCCCAATCCCCAGTCCTCAATACCCAATCCTGTAGAAAGATTATTCGCCCGATTCCAATTACTAAGTGCTTGCTTTGTCGCCTTTGCTCACGGTTCCAATGATGTGGGAAATGCGATCGCTCCTTTAGCTGCGATCGTCTACATCAATCGTACTGGTAGCGTACCTACAGATGGTCTTACCATTCCCCTTTGGATTTTAATCCTTGGCGGTGCTGGTATTGTTGGCGGTTTAGCTGTCTGGGGTAAAAAAGTCATTGCCACTATTGGCGAAAACATTATTGCCTTGCAACCTAGTAGTGGTTTTTGTGCCGAACTTGCTACTGCTACTACCATCCTCATCGCCTCCCGGTTAGGTTTACCAGTCTCCACATCCCACGCTCTCGTCGGCGGTGTAGTTGGCATTGGACTAGTGCAAAATATTAAGTCGATTAAGTTCCAAACACTAAAAGGTATTGCTGCTGCATGGCTAATTACAATCCCTGTGAGTGCTTTACTTAGCGCTGCCATTTTTAGCATCGCCCGAATTTTATTCCGCTAA
- a CDS encoding EamA family transporter encodes MGRFEKQPENPRVRGELSRAAENALWAVVEDLENLQQNVLRALQEDVKRLQSEKNRLSDEIQGLVEEKEHLQQVRQITEQQVLIRQLAEVLAKHISSQLQSSLANLANQSIEGKSYEQAALKSAEVSSNVVGEINEKVEHMFDSLDDTVTVTFNSLQQELKNYQSNLSQQLSRMYSQQQQGETILAEFVNRLHGELEKTIEETSRKPAAGTPTVLQFTEPEKNNPSETSPPSFSEVVKNSSEPISAIPNQFLEERETTLEPPVVRENTANTISVSIKDLLEREITSEPPIVRENTANPISVPSNDLSERETTSESPVVRENTANPISVPIKDLSERETTSEPTAPVVPPSQENAAEPISVLNKDLSESETTSEPPIVSVPKPEVIQPQPLRRRNATEPNSVIRRVSQSKPKSPPSTALEPQPPAKPSESRSPNSSGFSQLQVGFLLIVLSAVISSLYNIAIKVIFHEGSQIFGVVDVERLLPPTLGNTLLILTLRFMVVVPLMVLLSPMLHPTLWQDLENLAASVRGNPTAANTATKRILLLSVVSGCFLFLSQVLIYIAIAQVTTGMAIALFFIYPMVSGLLSWFLFRDRPTTFRFAAIAAICCGELLVLGGSPNTSIGNPSIGGSTAILSGVAFAAYIILTRVCASKLHPVTFTLINFATMLLLSFICLMLPLPSNWNLIVFDSSKMLELVLSAFILGVLTLAGYLLNNVGISKLGASRSAIIGGSIPVLTVIFAGLIIQENLDIVQIMGVLLVTFGAAAFSLETMRNQPKPSSNTN; translated from the coding sequence ATGGGGCGATTCGAGAAGCAACCAGAAAACCCAAGAGTCAGAGGCGAGCTATCTAGAGCAGCAGAAAATGCTCTTTGGGCTGTAGTTGAAGACTTAGAAAATCTTCAGCAGAATGTCCTCAGAGCTTTGCAGGAAGATGTAAAGCGACTTCAGTCAGAAAAAAATCGGTTATCCGATGAGATTCAAGGCTTGGTAGAGGAAAAAGAGCATTTACAACAAGTGCGCCAAATCACCGAACAGCAAGTCTTAATTCGCCAACTGGCAGAAGTTCTGGCAAAACATATATCTTCACAACTGCAATCCTCTCTGGCAAATTTAGCTAACCAAAGCATAGAGGGTAAGTCTTACGAACAAGCTGCGCTGAAGTCTGCTGAAGTGAGCAGCAATGTAGTAGGTGAAATTAATGAAAAAGTCGAACACATGTTTGACAGCCTGGATGACACCGTTACTGTTACTTTTAACTCGCTGCAACAGGAGCTAAAAAACTATCAAAGTAATCTTTCCCAACAGTTGTCGCGGATGTATAGCCAGCAACAGCAAGGGGAAACGATTTTGGCGGAGTTTGTTAACCGCCTGCATGGAGAACTAGAAAAAACTATAGAAGAAACTTCACGCAAACCAGCAGCAGGTACGCCTACTGTTTTGCAGTTTACTGAGCCAGAAAAAAACAATCCTTCTGAGACATCCCCGCCAAGCTTTAGCGAAGTAGTAAAAAATTCCTCTGAGCCAATTTCCGCGATCCCGAATCAATTTTTAGAAGAAAGAGAAACCACATTAGAGCCTCCCGTTGTTAGAGAAAACACCGCGAATACAATTTCTGTCTCCATCAAAGACTTGTTGGAAAGAGAAATAACATCAGAGCCTCCCATTGTTAGAGAAAACACCGCGAACCCGATTTCTGTCCCTAGCAATGACTTGTCGGAAAGAGAAACAACATCAGAGTCTCCCGTTGTTAGAGAAAACACCGCGAACCCAATTTCTGTCCCTATCAAAGACTTGTCGGAAAGAGAAACGACATCAGAGCCTACTGCTCCTGTAGTTCCGCCATCGCAGGAAAACGCTGCTGAACCCATTTCTGTCCTCAATAAGGATTTGTCAGAAAGCGAGACAACATCAGAGCCTCCTATTGTATCTGTGCCAAAGCCGGAAGTAATACAACCTCAACCTTTACGAAGAAGAAACGCTACTGAACCAAATTCTGTGATCCGCAGAGTATCGCAGAGTAAACCCAAATCACCACCTTCGACTGCGCTAGAGCCGCAGCCGCCAGCAAAACCCTCAGAATCGCGATCGCCTAATTCTTCTGGCTTTTCGCAGTTGCAAGTCGGTTTCTTGTTGATTGTCTTATCAGCAGTGATATCGTCGCTTTACAACATAGCCATCAAGGTTATTTTCCATGAAGGTTCCCAAATTTTCGGAGTAGTAGATGTAGAACGCTTGCTACCGCCGACTTTGGGCAATACTCTGTTGATTTTGACGCTCCGGTTTATGGTAGTAGTACCACTGATGGTATTGCTATCTCCCATGTTGCATCCAACACTATGGCAAGATTTAGAAAACTTGGCCGCTTCAGTGCGAGGAAATCCCACAGCTGCTAATACAGCTACCAAGCGGATTTTGCTATTGTCGGTTGTGAGTGGGTGCTTTTTGTTCTTGTCTCAAGTGCTAATCTACATTGCGATCGCTCAAGTCACAACTGGAATGGCGATCGCACTGTTCTTTATCTACCCGATGGTTAGTGGGTTATTGTCGTGGTTTCTGTTCCGCGATCGCCCTACTACTTTCCGCTTCGCTGCGATCGCTGCCATTTGCTGCGGTGAATTGTTAGTTTTAGGAGGTTCTCCCAACACCAGTATCGGTAATCCTTCAATAGGAGGCAGCACCGCCATTCTTTCGGGTGTAGCTTTTGCTGCCTACATAATTCTGACACGGGTATGTGCTAGCAAACTGCATCCCGTGACTTTTACCTTAATTAACTTCGCTACCATGTTGTTGTTGAGTTTTATCTGCTTGATGCTACCTTTACCAAGCAATTGGAACTTGATAGTTTTTGACTCCTCTAAAATGCTAGAACTGGTTTTAAGCGCATTTATCTTGGGTGTGCTGACTCTTGCTGGCTATTTGCTGAACAATGTTGGTATTAGTAAACTAGGTGCTTCGCGATCGGCAATTATCGGTGGCAGCATCCCAGTTTTAACAGTGATTTTCGCTGGGTTAATCATTCAAGAAAATTTAGATATTGTGCAGATTATGGGAGTGTTATTAGTAACCTTTGGCGCGGCTGCTTTCAGCCTAGAAACGATGCGAAATCAGCCTAAACCCTCTAGTAACACGAATTAA
- the hetR gene encoding heterocyst differentiation master regulator HetR: protein MSNDIDLIKRLDPSAMDQIMLYLAFSAMRTSGHRHGAFLDAAATAAKCAIYMTYLEQGQNLRMTGHLHHLEPKRVKIIVEEVRQALTEGKLLKMLGSQEPRYLIQLPYVWLEKYPWQPGRSRVPGTSLTSEEKRQIEQKLPSNLPDAQLVSSFEFLDLIEFLHRRSQEDLPIEHQMPLSEALGEHIKRRLLYSGTVTRIDSPWGMPFYALTRPFYAPADDQERTYIMVEDTARYFRMMKNWAERRRNAMRLLEELDILPEKMEQAMEELDEVIRAWADKYHQDGGIAVVLQTVFGEKED, encoded by the coding sequence ATGAGTAACGACATAGATCTGATCAAACGTCTTGACCCCAGTGCGATGGATCAGATCATGCTTTATCTGGCTTTTAGTGCCATGCGGACGAGTGGGCACAGGCATGGGGCATTTTTAGACGCAGCCGCAACAGCAGCAAAGTGTGCAATTTACATGACCTATCTAGAGCAGGGACAAAACCTGCGAATGACAGGGCATCTGCACCACTTAGAGCCGAAACGAGTAAAAATTATTGTAGAAGAAGTCAGACAGGCGCTAACAGAAGGCAAACTGTTAAAAATGTTGGGTTCTCAAGAACCTCGCTATTTGATTCAATTGCCTTACGTCTGGCTAGAAAAGTATCCTTGGCAACCGGGGCGATCGCGCGTACCTGGTACAAGTCTGACAAGTGAAGAAAAAAGACAAATTGAGCAGAAACTGCCAAGTAACTTACCAGATGCCCAATTAGTTAGCTCTTTTGAGTTTCTGGATTTGATTGAGTTTTTGCACAGGCGATCGCAAGAAGACTTGCCAATCGAACACCAAATGCCTTTGAGTGAAGCTTTGGGTGAGCATATCAAGCGTCGTCTACTCTACTCAGGCACAGTAACACGCATAGATTCTCCTTGGGGAATGCCCTTCTACGCACTTACTCGTCCTTTTTACGCCCCAGCAGACGATCAAGAACGCACTTACATCATGGTAGAAGATACCGCTCGGTATTTCCGCATGATGAAAAACTGGGCAGAACGGCGACGAAATGCCATGCGCTTGTTAGAAGAACTTGATATTCTCCCAGAAAAAATGGAGCAAGCTATGGAAGAATTGGATGAAGTTATCCGTGCTTGGGCAGATAAATATCATCAAGACGGTGGTATTGCAGTGGTTTTACAGACGGTTTTTGGTGAAAAAGAAGACTAA
- a CDS encoding IS630 family transposase, with amino-acid sequence MPVEELIFLDESGVNLSFIRKCARALPGLQAYAQKPNRKGKNVSVIGAISLKGLLTQWSGLGSIDALTFDAFIAQKLVPKLWPGAVVIMDNCSIHKSDELEALLIAAGAHLIYLPPYSPDFSPIENCWSKIKNILRRIGARTYPDLLQALDTAFAEVTIENLLGWFTHCCYCTSQD; translated from the coding sequence ATACCCGTCGAAGAGCTGATTTTCTTAGATGAATCGGGAGTTAATCTGTCCTTCATCCGCAAATGTGCCCGCGCCTTGCCTGGCCTTCAGGCCTATGCTCAAAAGCCCAACCGCAAAGGGAAAAATGTCTCGGTAATTGGTGCAATTAGCTTGAAAGGACTGCTCACCCAATGGAGTGGCTTAGGTTCTATCGATGCTTTGACTTTTGATGCCTTCATCGCCCAAAAGCTCGTACCCAAACTTTGGCCTGGTGCAGTGGTGATCATGGATAACTGCTCAATCCATAAAAGTGATGAACTTGAAGCTTTGCTCATCGCTGCTGGCGCTCATCTCATTTATCTCCCCCCCTATTCTCCCGATTTTTCACCGATTGAGAATTGTTGGTCCAAGATTAAGAACATTCTCCGTCGCATCGGTGCAAGGACATACCCTGATTTACTCCAGGCATTAGATACGGCATTCGCAGAAGTGACAATAGAGAATTTGCTGGGTTGGTTTACTCACTGCTGCTACTGTACCTCACAAGACTGA
- a CDS encoding transposase, whose protein sequence is MKAYSLDLRQKIVDAYACGDISQRKLAKNFGVTLSFVQNLLKRHRELGMIGPKVRTEQTATKLNAEQLEILRQLVIAQPDATLSELRERLYEKTEVLIGVATVNRMVRWKLHLNLKKKSPPHKKR, encoded by the coding sequence ATGAAAGCCTACTCTCTCGACTTGCGTCAAAAAATAGTTGATGCTTATGCCTGCGGTGACATTTCCCAACGAAAACTGGCTAAAAACTTTGGTGTCACCTTAAGTTTTGTGCAAAATTTACTCAAACGCCATCGAGAATTGGGGATGATAGGCCCCAAGGTGCGGACTGAGCAGACAGCAACAAAGTTGAATGCTGAACAGTTAGAAATCCTGCGCCAACTCGTCATAGCACAGCCCGATGCGACGTTAAGCGAATTGCGGGAACGACTTTACGAGAAAACAGAGGTCTTAATTGGGGTAGCTACGGTGAATCGGATGGTTCGCTGGAAACTTCACCTCAACCTCAAAAAAAAGTCTCCACCTCACAAAAAAAGGTAG
- a CDS encoding helix-turn-helix domain-containing protein — protein sequence MLNLTYTYRLKLLQQQSQTYDAWLETSRRVWNFALGERKDWYNSRSCRIDACSLKSEYIIPSDAPRPTFASQCKALTQARITNSDLNTAHSQMLQQVLRRLEKAFVGMWESGRDFPRFKKQGRMRSLLFPQLGVNPIIGSKVKLPGVGWVKMQLSRPIPDGFTDRDVAAAMVVMQRRLAAVGHTVKMLGEGLRSSSLLTQESPVL from the coding sequence ATGTTAAACCTAACTTATACCTATCGCCTAAAACTTTTGCAGCAACAATCCCAAACCTACGACGCATGGCTAGAAACGTCTCGTAGGGTTTGGAATTTTGCGTTAGGAGAGAGGAAAGATTGGTATAACTCAAGGTCATGCAGAATTGATGCTTGCAGCCTAAAAAGTGAGTATATTATTCCGTCCGATGCACCCCGACCAACGTTTGCGTCTCAATGCAAAGCCTTAACTCAAGCAAGAATTACTAATTCTGACTTAAATACAGCACATTCTCAGATGTTGCAGCAGGTATTAAGGCGATTGGAAAAAGCATTTGTTGGGATGTGGGAATCAGGAAGAGATTTTCCACGATTCAAAAAACAAGGGAGAATGCGGTCTTTATTGTTTCCACAATTAGGAGTTAATCCAATTATTGGAAGCAAAGTTAAACTTCCTGGCGTGGGATGGGTGAAAATGCAATTATCCCGACCTATCCCAGATGGGTTTACTGATAGAGACGTTGCTGCCGCTATGGTAGTGATGCAACGTAGACTTGCAGCCGTAGGGCATACGGTCAAGATGCTTGGCGAGGGGTTAAGGAGTAGCTCCCTTTTGACCCAAGAATCCCCCGTTTTATAA
- the rpsD gene encoding 30S ribosomal protein S4, giving the protein MSRYRGPRLRIVRRLGDLPGLTRKSARRAYPPGQHGQNRKKRSEYAIRLEEKQKLRFNYGLTEKQLLRYVRKARRVTGSTGQVLLQLLEMRLDNTVFRLGIAPTIPAARQLVNHGHVTVNGRVVNIASYQCRPGETIAVRDRVQSRKLVEANLQYPGLANLPSHLEFDKNKLVGKVNSVIEREWVALQVNELLVVEYYSRQA; this is encoded by the coding sequence ATGTCCCGATATAGAGGGCCACGCCTCAGAATTGTCCGTCGCTTAGGCGACTTACCAGGATTGACTCGTAAAAGCGCCAGACGCGCTTACCCACCTGGTCAGCATGGTCAGAACCGTAAGAAACGCTCTGAGTATGCCATCCGTCTAGAAGAAAAGCAAAAGCTCCGCTTCAACTACGGTTTGACTGAAAAGCAATTGCTCCGCTATGTGCGGAAAGCCAGACGTGTTACTGGTTCTACCGGACAAGTGCTGCTGCAATTGTTAGAAATGCGCTTGGATAATACCGTTTTCCGCTTGGGTATAGCCCCGACTATCCCAGCCGCTCGTCAATTAGTGAATCACGGTCACGTAACTGTCAATGGTCGTGTGGTGAATATTGCCAGCTACCAATGCCGTCCTGGGGAAACAATTGCAGTCAGGGATCGGGTACAATCACGGAAGTTGGTGGAAGCTAACTTGCAATATCCCGGTTTGGCCAACCTCCCCAGTCATTTGGAGTTTGACAAAAATAAGTTGGTTGGTAAAGTCAACAGTGTTATTGAGCGCGAATGGGTGGCACTACAAGTTAATGAACTACTTGTGGTGGAATACTACTCACGACAAGCGTAA
- the moaA gene encoding GTP 3',8-cyclase MoaA yields the protein MNQVDYLRISLIDRCNFRCQYCMPEGVELDYILKQQLLTNEELLTLIKEVFIPVGFNRFRLTGGEPLLRPRVVDLVSAIASLPQTQDLSMTTNGFLLAPMAQNLYNAGLRRINISLDSLDPDTFDQIIGNQGRSRWKQVWHGIQAAHDVGFDPLKLNVVVIPGVNDHEILDLAALTIDKQWHVRFIEFMPIGNVDLFGVRGWVSSGDLRQQIRDRWGLTESQVRGAGPADVFQIPGAKGTLGFISQMSECFCDRCNRMRLSADGWLRPCLLNETGQIDLKTALRSGTSTAQLQEQVRHLLGIKPEVNFKGRDSGIVGTYTRTMSQIGG from the coding sequence ATGAACCAGGTAGACTACCTCCGCATTAGTTTAATCGATCGCTGTAATTTTCGTTGTCAATACTGCATGCCAGAGGGAGTAGAACTGGACTATATTCTCAAGCAACAGCTGTTAACTAATGAAGAGTTGCTCACCTTAATTAAAGAAGTATTTATTCCAGTAGGCTTTAATCGGTTTCGTTTGACAGGGGGTGAACCCTTATTGCGTCCGCGTGTGGTGGATTTGGTCAGTGCGATCGCAAGTTTACCCCAAACTCAAGACCTCTCAATGACCACCAACGGATTTTTGCTGGCTCCGATGGCACAAAATCTCTACAATGCTGGTCTGCGACGAATTAATATCAGTCTAGACTCTCTCGATCCTGACACTTTTGACCAAATTATCGGTAATCAGGGGCGTTCTCGTTGGAAACAAGTTTGGCATGGCATTCAAGCTGCCCATGATGTCGGATTCGATCCACTGAAGCTGAATGTGGTGGTGATTCCTGGCGTTAATGACCACGAAATTCTAGATTTAGCTGCTCTGACAATTGATAAACAGTGGCACGTTCGATTTATTGAGTTCATGCCTATTGGTAATGTGGATTTGTTTGGCGTTCGCGGTTGGGTATCTTCAGGCGATTTACGGCAACAAATCCGCGATCGCTGGGGCTTGACAGAATCTCAAGTTCGTGGCGCTGGCCCTGCTGATGTTTTTCAAATTCCTGGTGCGAAGGGGACACTAGGATTTATTAGTCAAATGTCAGAATGTTTTTGCGATCGCTGTAACCGGATGCGCCTGAGTGCTGATGGCTGGCTGCGTCCTTGTTTATTGAATGAAACTGGTCAAATAGATTTAAAAACTGCTCTGCGTTCTGGCACTAGCACCGCTCAATTACAAGAGCAGGTGAGGCATTTACTTGGAATCAAGCCAGAAGTTAACTTTAAAGGGCGCGATTCTGGGATTGTCGGTACATATACTCGCACCATGTCGCAAATTGGTGGTTAG
- a CDS encoding S-layer family protein, with the protein MTQNSSFWCWQLSLISFLAVTGIFTLSEYSALAQIKEDGTLGTNSSIVTPRLINGQQTDQIDGGAIHGKNLFHSFEQFSVLTGNTAYFNNALNIENVITRVTGKSISNIDGILRANGTANLFLINPNGIIFGPNASLNIGGSFVASTASSLNFTDGTKFSATDPQTTPLLTVSVPIGLQFDTTPGTIRNQSQASPGGAINYLQAPVGLQVLPGKTLALVGGDLVLEGGNLTAKGGRIELGSVGLNSLVQMKQTDQGWSLGYESVKNFQDIQLISRSQIPSYVDASGEGGSNILVQGRYVLLSGSSQILANSLSAKLAANLSVTASDTVELVGPGTPLTVGTFGGGDAGNLTINTRKLIVSNGAQVFLDNSVSDSVAQLTVNASDSVELIGGFSFPSSTSPIGNFIPSGLLSITYDVGNAGNITINTRRLSIQEGARVSTESDGRFLFPENQFKPATGKGGNLTVKASESIELTGTSPNGSKPSSLSASTTGSGSAGNLEITTGLLTVRNGAVINVSSEARKDIDYQGGVPNLGKAGELNITARSILLDKGTLASNSESGRGGGISVYVRDLLLMRRNSQISTNAGGDKTGGNITIKAPNGFLVATPFGNNDITANAFSGSGGKITITTKNIFGFVPRNRANVERLDPKEINPNNLRTSDITAFSRQNPSLSGTVQINSPDADPSKGLVELPVNLVDASQQIAAGCNSGAKIGRSSFIATGRGGLVADPTQPLIADDAVLADWITLEPESKNRAASIQKRAVLQAQRNTEEKSQKVNSVNEPTQIVEAQGWIMDANGNVVLVAQVPTASPHNSSLTATSCAAH; encoded by the coding sequence ATGACACAAAACAGCAGCTTTTGGTGCTGGCAATTAAGTCTAATTAGTTTTTTAGCAGTTACTGGAATATTCACCCTATCTGAGTATTCTGCCTTGGCACAGATTAAAGAGGACGGCACTCTTGGAACTAACAGTTCAATCGTTACACCCAGACTGATTAATGGTCAACAGACTGATCAGATCGATGGTGGGGCAATTCATGGTAAAAACTTGTTCCATAGTTTTGAACAGTTTTCTGTTCTCACTGGCAATACGGCCTACTTTAACAATGCGCTAAATATTGAGAATGTCATCACTCGCGTAACGGGCAAATCTATTTCTAATATTGATGGCATACTTCGAGCTAACGGTACAGCCAACCTCTTTCTAATTAATCCCAACGGGATTATTTTTGGCCCCAATGCTTCCTTAAACATTGGTGGTTCATTTGTAGCAAGTACGGCGAGTAGTCTAAACTTTACCGATGGTACTAAATTTAGCGCTACAGACCCCCAAACCACACCCCTTCTGACAGTCAGTGTTCCCATTGGCTTACAATTTGACACTACACCAGGAACCATCCGTAATCAATCCCAAGCAAGTCCAGGTGGCGCAATCAATTACTTACAAGCGCCTGTTGGTCTACAGGTTCTGCCAGGTAAAACATTAGCACTTGTAGGCGGCGATCTTGTGCTAGAGGGAGGAAATTTAACAGCAAAGGGAGGACGAATAGAGCTAGGAAGTGTTGGTCTTAATAGTCTGGTTCAAATGAAGCAAACAGACCAAGGTTGGAGCTTGGGATACGAAAGTGTAAAGAATTTCCAGGACATTCAACTAATCTCGCGATCTCAAATCCCTTCTTATGTAGATGCCAGTGGCGAGGGTGGAAGTAATATTCTGGTGCAAGGCAGGTATGTGCTATTAAGTGGTTCTTCACAGATTTTAGCTAATAGCTTGAGCGCCAAACTAGCAGCAAATTTGTCGGTTACTGCCTCAGATACTGTAGAACTAGTCGGCCCTGGTACACCTTTGACGGTTGGGACTTTTGGTGGAGGAGACGCTGGAAACTTAACCATCAACACTAGGAAGTTGATTGTAAGTAATGGAGCACAAGTATTTCTTGATAATTCTGTCTCCGATTCAGTGGCACAATTGACTGTAAACGCTTCAGATTCTGTCGAACTAATCGGTGGTTTCTCCTTTCCAAGCTCTACTTCACCAATTGGTAATTTTATACCTAGCGGATTGTTAAGCATAACTTATGATGTGGGAAATGCTGGTAACATCACAATTAACACTCGGAGGTTAAGTATCCAGGAAGGGGCACGGGTGTCAACAGAGTCTGACGGACGATTTCTATTTCCTGAGAACCAATTTAAACCCGCTACGGGAAAAGGAGGTAATTTGACTGTGAAAGCCTCCGAATCTATAGAATTAACTGGAACCTCTCCAAATGGTTCTAAGCCAAGTAGTTTGTCTGCTTCAACTACAGGTTCTGGCTCTGCTGGCAATTTAGAGATCACAACAGGGCTATTGACTGTCCGCAATGGGGCTGTAATAAATGTGAGCAGTGAAGCTCGAAAGGATATCGATTATCAAGGGGGTGTACCCAATTTAGGGAAAGCTGGTGAACTCAATATAACCGCTCGCTCCATCCTGCTGGATAAAGGAACACTTGCATCTAATAGTGAGTCAGGTCGGGGTGGTGGTATTTCAGTATATGTGCGGGACTTATTACTGATGCGCCGCAATAGTCAAATATCCACTAATGCAGGGGGTGATAAAACTGGCGGTAATATCACCATCAAAGCACCTAATGGCTTCCTCGTCGCCACTCCCTTCGGAAATAACGATATCACTGCCAACGCTTTCTCTGGCTCTGGTGGTAAAATCACAATCACCACTAAAAACATCTTTGGGTTCGTGCCCCGCAACCGTGCAAATGTAGAAAGGCTTGATCCAAAGGAAATCAACCCGAATAACCTGCGAACAAGTGACATCACAGCATTTTCTCGACAAAACCCTTCATTAAGTGGCACTGTACAAATCAACTCACCAGACGCTGACCCCAGTAAAGGATTAGTGGAACTGCCTGTAAATCTGGTTGATGCTTCCCAGCAAATTGCTGCTGGTTGTAATTCTGGTGCAAAAATAGGAAGGAGTTCATTTATTGCTACTGGACGTGGAGGACTAGTAGCCGATCCCACGCAGCCATTGATAGCTGATGATGCTGTGCTGGCAGATTGGATCACACTAGAGCCAGAGAGTAAAAATCGTGCTGCTAGTATTCAAAAAAGAGCGGTTCTTCAGGCGCAGCGAAACACAGAAGAAAAATCACAGAAAGTTAATTCTGTCAATGAACCTACTCAAATTGTAGAAGCCCAAGGATGGATAATGGATGCCAATGGGAACGTGGTTCTGGTTGCTCAAGTACCCACTGCGTCGCCTCATAATTCGTCACTCACCGCTACATCTTGCGCCGCTCATTAA